The Cryptosporangium phraense region CAGGTAGGGGGCCAGCCGGTCGCGCACGGTCGGCCAGTAGCGCAGCCCGATGTCGACGACGTCCCCGACCTCGCGCAGGTACCCGCCGATCACCTCGACCGTGCTGGGGTCGTCGGGCGCCTGCGGGCCGTCGAGCTCGGCGACGAAGTGGTTCCAGCGCTCGGTGAGGCGGTGGCGGGCCCAGTCCAGCCGCACGGTCGCGAGAGCGGCGTCCACGTCGTCGACCGTGCGCAGCGGAGCGCCGTCGACGCGGATCTCGTCCCGGACGGAGGCCAGCCGACGGTGGATCAGACGGCTGACCCCGCGCGCCTCCACCAGGCGTAGCCGCAGCATGTCGAGGTCGGTGCGGAGCTGACGCGGGTCGGCCCAGAGTTCGTCCGGGATCTGCACCGCGCGTCCGGCCAGGACGCTGCGCCAGCGGGCGGTCTCGGTGAGCATCTCGGTGCAGCCGGCGACCTCGGCCTGGCAGGTCTCACGCCAGGCCGGCGAGACCGCGAGCCGACCGGCGAGCCGCCACTGCCAGGGCTGGTAGGCCCGGGCCCGGTGGGCGATCCGCCAGATCTCGTCGGCCGTCCCGGCGATCGTCGGACGTCCGGCCGACCGCACCGCGTTGATGTCGACGCCGAGCGACGCGAGCGAACCGACCCGCTGGCGCAGCGACTCGCTGTGCTCGTCGGCGCGGGCCAACCGGCTGCCGTCGGGAAGGGACTCCCGCTCCGGGAGCCGGCGCTGGGCGTCGCCCAGGTCCTCCGGCCGGTAGGTGTTCGTGAGCACGGTGAACTCGGCGAACTCAGCGTCGGTGAGCGGGAACGGCGCGGACGGGTCGATCGTGTCGGCGACCAGCGCGAGCCGGGCCTCGTTGGCCCACAGCCACTCGGCCACCTCGACCGCGGTCGCCTCGGCGCCGTCGACCAGGAACGTGCTGCTCTCGCGGTCGGCGACCGTGCGCATCGCGTTGTACCTGCCGGCCAGGTCCTGCTCGGCGGTGTCGAGCGCGGCCCAGAGCTCGGCCAGGCTCTCGGCCGCGGCCTCCTGGTCGAGCGCGCCGGCCTCGGCCTGCAGCTGGCGGACCGCGGTCTCCAGCTGCCCCAGCTGCTTGGCGCTGGACCCCATCACGCTGATCGCCAGCGGTTTCAGCGCCTGCGGGAGCTTGTCGCGCACCTCGGCCAGCGGTTCGTCGCGATGGGACACGACCAGCACCCGGCGGCCGTGCGCGACCAGGTGGCAGATCAGGTTCGCGATCGTGTGGGTCTTGCCGGTGCCGGGCGGGCCCTGCACCGCGACCATCCGCTGCCGGGCCAGCCGGCGCGCGATCGTCTCCTGCTCGAGGTTCGCGGGCAGCGGGAACAGCAGCCGCTCGCCGATCGACTGCCACTGCTCGGGCGGGTCGTCGGGCAGCACGAGCGTCGACGGGTCGTCGGCCAGCAGCGCGGCCAGCGACCCGGACGGGACGTGCCCGGCCGCGAGCGCGGCCCGGAAATCGCCCAGGAACCCGGCCAGCGCGGTCCGCCGGGGCCGGAGCATCAGCAGGCTGGTGTCGCGGATGTGCGGCTCGGCGAGTTGGGCGTCGTGGCGGACGACCCGCGGTGGCAGGCCGAGACGACGCAGCGCCGAGCGGTAGAACTCGGTGCGGGCGGCCTGCTCCCAGGGGTCGAGGCTCATCGCGCCGCCCGGGCCGGCCAGGTCGTGCAGGCGGGCGTCCGGTGCGTCGGGCAGCGCTTCGAACGCGTCGGTCTGCAGCCGGAGCTCGCCGGTCGGCGTCACGGTGAGCGCGCCGGAGTCGGGGTCGACGTCGATCGAGATCGGCGCGGCCAGCAGCGGGTCTTCGACGGTCAGGCCGCCGACCAGGCCGCGGAACAGGCCGAAGCCCCAGACCAGCTCGTGCGAGGCCTCCAGCCGCACGGCCGCCTGACGGAGCTCGACCAGCCGCGAATACGTGCCACGGACCGCGTCGGCCTCGGCCGCCTTGATCGACCAGGGTTGCCAGAGCCGGGCCAGCCACTCGTCGACGGCGGGCTCGACGGCGTCCAGATCGAGGTCGGGGTCGCGCTCGGCCGCGATCTCGCGCCACCCCTCGCGGAGCGCGGGGCGGCGGCGGGGGTCGTCGACCGTGCCGTCGAGGAGCGAGCGGACGACGGCCGGCAGGTCCGGCGGACGCGGCCGCGGCGGACGACGGAGCTCGAGCCATCGCTCGGCCTCGGGCGCGGGTTCGGTCTCGGGGATCGGGTCACCGGCGAGCCAGCAGCCCGGTTTCCCGGCCGGAAGGGTCGCCTGCCACACGACCGACTCGGCCGCGTCGAGCGTTCGGGCCGGGCGGGCGGAGAGCGCTCGCACCGCCGATAGATAGTCGGCGAAGCGCGACACGCGACTACGTAATGCCTCGACCCGGTCGGTCGCCGCCGTCACTGGAAACACCGCCGTCACTAGCGCCTCTCGATCCCCCACCGGCCTTCGGCCGACCGTACCGGTGAACACCGCCCCGAGGGCAGGGGTCCAGCGACACCTCACCCGGCCGGATGAGGCACGGTAGACCACCTGACTACCCTGTGGCATCCGGTGACTACGAGCCGAGATCGCGCCCTTGCGACGAGCGAGAATTTACGTCACTCGACTCGCGGCCGCGTCGACGGCTCCACCCGACGCTCGAATCGCTCGATCATCGCGGTGAGAGCGGCGCGTGATTCGTCGCTCGATCCGGCGTGATCGCGTAGGTGGTGCGGCTCCGGTTGCCGGTACTTCAGACTGGAGCAACCCTGATGCTCCAGACTTGAGCGAGGGAGGGCTCGATGCGCGCGGAGATCGAGGACGCACTGGAGCGGGCGCACTCGCGGTTCGTCGCGTCGGTGCGGGCGACCCCGGCCGGGGCGGGCGGGCGGACCGTGCCCGCCTGTCCGGAGTGGTCGGTGGCCGACCTGGTCGCGCACGTGCTCACGGTCTACCGGCGGGCGCTCGGTGACCGGCGCCGGAGCAGGACTCCGGAGGAGACCGCCGCGCTGAACGCCACGGTTCTGGCCGAGACCCCGGAGCGCGACCTCGCCGTGCTCGCCTCCCTGCTCGAGGCCGACGGTCCGGCGAGCTTCGCCGTGCTCCGCGGGTTTCCCGACGACCTCAGCTTCCGCTTCCACGGCGGCGGACGCACCACGGTGACGCCGGTCAGCGCGGTGATCCTGGGCGAGCTGCTGATCCACGGGCACGATCTGGCCGAGGCGACCGGCGGTTCCTGGACGATTCCCCCGGACGAGGCGTCGCTGGTGCTCCGCGGGGCGAGCGCACCGGGGCCGGACGGGTACCCGCCGATCTTCGCGGCCTGGCTCGCGCCGGGCGGGGAAAAGTTGCTCGCCGCGGTGACCGAGGGCGACGACCCGGTCGGGACGATGCTCGCGCTCTACCGCCGCACCGCCCCGACCACCCCGTCGGTCACCGCCCTGGCTCCTTACCTGCGCTCGCTCTAGGACCCGGCACGGAGCGGCAGCGCGGTCTGCCAGAGCAGCGCCCGGGCCAGGACGCTCGCCTACATGCCCTGCGCGGACAGCGCAGCCAGGGACCGGCGTCGGTCCACGACCGGGCCGGCGCCACACCCGACATTTCCTCAGGCGGGAGTGACCGCGCGGATTCGGGACAGGATGAACATTCGTTCGGCGGTGCGGAGTCGGCAGAACGCGGTGACCGCGTCGCCGGTCAGTTCGGCGTTCTCGATGACCCGGGTGGTCGACGCGCCGGTCGCGCTGACGTAGTCGATGCGAACCGGCGCGCCGGTCTCGATCGCCTCGACCAGCGCGGCCTGCTCGAGATCCGAGAGCGCCCAGGCCTGCCGAGCGACGACGTGCTCGGCACCCTCGGCCACCCGAGGCAACGGCAACGGCAACGGCAGCGCGACGACCGGAACCACCGGCGCCTCGCTGAGCAGGCGATCGGCGACCGCCTCGGCGTCGACCGCGAAGGCCGGCGCACCGGGTGGCGCGGCCGGAGCGGTGGCCCGTCGCCGGGCTCGGCGCTCGATCCGGGCGCCCCCGCTCTCGGTCAGGCCGGCCGGCGCGTAGCCGGCGTCCCGGAGCGCGGCGAGCGTTCCGTCGGGGTCGGCGGCCGAGACGAGGACGCCGGGCGCGACCGCGCGCAGCCGCAGGCCGGCCAGCGCCTTCGTCGCGATCAGCTCGGCGATCAGCGCCGGGTCGTCGGCACTGATGACGCAGCCGGCCGGGGCGACTCGGAGCTGCCCGTGCCGCCGGGCGACGTCGCGGACCAGGTACTCCAGCGCCTGCGGCAACGCGTTGGTGGCGACGCCGCCCAGCGCGGTGAGCAGCGCGTCCGGCTCGAACCCGGCGTCCAACGCGGCCCGGACGCTGGCCGCCGAGAACCGCCAGGTCGACGCCGCTCCGGACGCCTCCCGCTCGGCCGCGCCGTCGAGCAGCGTGGCCAGCGCGGGCGCCGGGACACCGGCCACGACCGCCGACAGGTCGGACTGGAACGTCGCGGTCGTCACCAACGGCGGGACGAGCACCTCGGCCGCCTCGGCGAGCCGGTCCGGGTCACCGGCCACCAGCGCCCGGGCCAGCGGGGTCGCCGCACCGCAGGCCACCACCCCGAGCCGCTCGGCCTCCCCGACGACGGCCAGCGTCCGGGCGACGACCGTCTCCTGGTCGGCCGGCGTCGGTGCCAGCTCGATCGGCGCCCGCCAGGCCAGCACCGCGGCCAGCGCCTCGACGTCGTCCACGCCCGCCCCGACGTCGGTCAGGTAGGTCAGCACCCGGCGACGCAACTCGGACTCGGCCACGCGAGGCCCCGACCACCAGCCCGCCAGCAGCGTCGCCAGCCGGGCCGCGGGCCCGGCCTCGCGCCAGGCGTCGGCGGTCTCGGTCGGCATGATCTCGCCCTCGATCGTCCCGAGCAGGCCCGACCCGACCGTGAGGGCCAGCAACCGGTCGACGCCGTCGTCGGCGAGACCGAGGGCCTTCGCGGCCCGGCGCAGCTCGCGGACCGCGATCCGTCCGGTCTTCGTCGTGAGCAGCGGGGTCCGGTCGCACAGATCGAGCAGCCGGCCGACGTCGGCCAGGGTCTGGGTCACCGCCGCGGTGCCGGCCGCGATCACGTCGGCCTCGGCCACCGGGCCGGCCACCGGCGACGGCGGCTCGGCGCTGAACGGCGCCCGGTAGTCCGGCCCGCGGAGCGCGAGCCCGATCTCCCCCGGGAGCTCGACCTGGTCCCAGCTGATCCGGGACAGCAGGCCCCGCTCGAAGGCCTCGTCGACGGCGGCGCTGCGGAACGCGTCGGACCGCGGGCCGTTCCAGGCCAGCGAGCGGAGCAGGCGCTGCACGTTCGGGGAGGCGGAATCGACCCAGGCGCGCACCGCCTCCGGATCGGCCAGCGCGTCCCGGACCTGGCCCAGCAGCTCGGCCTTGCGCTTCGCCGGCCGGTCGACCAGGCCCTGGGCCACGGCCCGGAGCCGGTCGCCGATCAGCAGCGGCAGCGCGTCGGTGAGGCGGACGCCGAGCCCGAGCGGCTCGGCCAGCAGCCGCAGCGGCGCGGCCAGCACGAGGTTCTGGTCGTCGTCGCCGATCAGCAGGGCCAGCTCGCGGAGCTGGGCGAGCGTCTCGCCGAACAGCGCGCTGCGCGTAGCGTCCACATCGAGCAGTTGGGCCAGCCGGGCCTCGGAGGCGAGGCCGCCGAGCGCGGCCATCGCCTCGGCGACCTGGAGCCCGGCCCGGCTGACGCGGGCCAGCGCGCGCTGGACGGAGTGGGCCGCGGAGAGCCGCTCGGCGAGCTCGGGGAGCGAGCGGGGCTCCGGCCAGGCGGCGGCGTCCGGCCGCGCGGCCAGCAGAGAGGCGAGAGCGGCCCGGTCGAGCCCGCGCACGTGCGCGACCAACTGGTCCACGCCCCAACCGTAGCGCGCACCCCCTTTCCCGGGGGCCCGCGCACTTTGACGACATCCCGGGGTTCTGAAGCCCGCCAGAACCCCGGAATGTCGTCAACCTACGCGCGGACCCGCGCCGGGGCCTCCCGCACGTACTCGGGGTGCACCGGCACCGGGCCCGCGGGCGCGGGGCGGCCGAACAGCCAGCCCTGCAGCCAGTCGCATCCCCGATCCACCAGCGCGTCGGCCAGATCCTGGGTCTCGATCCCCTCGGCCACGACCTCGAGACCCAGCGTGTGGGCCAGGTCGATGCAGGCCTGCACGATCGCCGCGGCCGCCGGGTCCTCGAGGATCTTCGTGGTCAGCGACCGATCCAGCTTCAGCTCGGTCGCCGGCAGCCGCTGCAGGTACGAGAGCGCCGAGTACCCGGTCCCGAAGTCGTCGATCGCGACGCCGATCCCGGCCCGGCGCAGCACGGCCAGGTTGTCCCGCCCGGTGTCCAGGTCCCCGATCGCGGTCTGCTCGGTGATCTCGACGGTCAGCGCCTCCGGGGGCAGCCCGCGGGCGGCCAGCCCGTCGAGCACCTCGTCCATCAGCGTCGGCGAGGCCATGTCGGAGGCCGACAGGTTCACCGAGACGGTCACCGGCGCCCCGGCGGCCCGCCAGACCGCCACCTGGTCGAGCGCCAGCTGCAGCACGTGTCGGGTCAGGTACGGCACCAGCCCGGTCCGCTCGGCCAGCCCGACGAACCGGTCCGGCGGCACCATCCCGTACCGCGGGTGGACCCACCGGATCAGCGCCTCGGCCCGGATGCCCTCCATCCCGGAGACCGCGACCAGCGGCTGGTAGTGCAGCTCCAACCAGCCGCAGTCGGCGTTCGACCGATCGGCCGCGGCCATCGCCGGTGTCGTCGGCGCTCCGGTGAGCACCGTGCGCAGCTCGCCGGCCAGCTCCAGCGCGTCCCGCTGCTGGTCGGCCCCGAGCGGGTCGAACCGGGTCCAGCCCTTCCGTTCGGCCTTGGCGCGGTACATCGCCATGTCCGCGCAGCGCAGCAGCTCCAGCGCCCGCTCCGCGGGCGTCCCCTCGGGCGCGTCCGACTCGACTGTCACCCCGATGCTGACGTCGATGGGCAGCGCGATCCGGCCGGCCTGGAGCGGCTGGCGGACCGCCCGGAACAGCCGTTCGACGACGTCGGCGAACGATTGGCCGGCCGGCACCGCGGTGAGCACCGCGAACTCGTCCCCGCCGAGCCGCGCGACCAGGTCGTCGGGATCCAGCGCGTCGGCCAGCCGGGTGCCGACCGCGGCCAGCACCCGGTCGCCGGTCTGGTGGCCGAGCCCGTCGTTGATGTCCTTGAAGTGGTCCAGGTCGAGCATCAGCACCGCCCGCACGGCGGCGGTGGGCGGACGTCCGCCCAGCGCCTCCTCGACGCCCTGCAGGAAGCCCCGGCGGTTGTAGAGGCCGGTCAGGTCGTCGGAGAGCGCCAGCCGGTGGTACTCGGCCGCGGACAGCATCGAGTGCAGGCCGAGCCCCAGCCGGATCGCCGACAGCGCGATCGCGCCCGCGGCCAGCACGATCACGACCAACGGCAGGTTGGCGACCTCCGCCCCCACCACCATCGCGGCCGCGAGCACCATGCTGACCAGCGGTGTCGCCAGCTCCACCAGGCCCAGCGGCCGGTAGTTGAGCCGGTGCGGGCGCTGCCAGGCCGCCGCGGCGATCAGCAGGCCCGCGAACGACCAGCAGGGATCGAGGATCTCGACGTCGGTGCCGGCGTCGGCGACCAGCCGGGCCAGCCAGGCGTCGGCCAGCGCGGTCAGGATCACGGCGGCGGCGATCATCCCCCAGGCCCGGCCGAGTCGTCCGCCGGCCAGCGTCGCGACCGCGGCCAGCGACCCGAGCATCACCATGTCGAGCGTCGGGTAGTACAGGTTGACCAGCGAGTCCAGCGGCCCGTCGGTGTCCCAGGTCAGCGCCCCCGAGCCGACCGCGGCCGCGAACAGCGACGCGGCCAGCAGCGCCACCGCGCCCGCGCCGACGTACACCTCGGTGCGCATCGCGCCGACCCGGGCCCGGGCCAGCGTCCAGATACCGAGGATGAAGTGCGGGATCACCGGGAACCAGACGACGTCGGCGAGCGAGGCGCTGGGAACGCGTCCGGACCAGGCGACGACGTCGTAGATGAAGTAGCCGGCCCCGTTCAGTCCAACGCCGACCGCGAAGAACATCCAGGCCCAGCGCTGGTGGCGGTTGGTGACCGCGCGGGTGGCGATCACCCCGCAGGCGATCAGCAGCGTCACCGCGAACGGAGCGCCGTCCGACCAGAGCCGGGCCGGGGAGTGCTCGCCGTTCCCGGTCCACACCCAGGCCGCGTGCACGATCATGAGCGCGGTGGCGACACACCAGGCCGTCGCCACCAGAGGATGGCGGCGTGGTGTCCAACCGCTCGACGCCGGTACCGGATCGGACCAGGCGGCAGTCGGGCTCATGCACCCCTCCCGCACGCGTGGGGAGCCGGTGAGTCCCCGCCTAATGTCGGTTCGTCCGCCGGTGGTGCGACCTGAGAACAAAAGACCCCCTGGGAGAAATCCCAGGGGGTCGGTGTCTCACACGGAGACCGGTTCGCGTGCTGGTACGTCGCCGTCGCCC contains the following coding sequences:
- a CDS encoding maleylpyruvate isomerase N-terminal domain-containing protein, whose protein sequence is MRAEIEDALERAHSRFVASVRATPAGAGGRTVPACPEWSVADLVAHVLTVYRRALGDRRRSRTPEETAALNATVLAETPERDLAVLASLLEADGPASFAVLRGFPDDLSFRFHGGGRTTVTPVSAVILGELLIHGHDLAEATGGSWTIPPDEASLVLRGASAPGPDGYPPIFAAWLAPGGEKLLAAVTEGDDPVGTMLALYRRTAPTTPSVTALAPYLRSL
- a CDS encoding helicase-associated domain-containing protein, translating into MDQLVAHVRGLDRAALASLLAARPDAAAWPEPRSLPELAERLSAAHSVQRALARVSRAGLQVAEAMAALGGLASEARLAQLLDVDATRSALFGETLAQLRELALLIGDDDQNLVLAAPLRLLAEPLGLGVRLTDALPLLIGDRLRAVAQGLVDRPAKRKAELLGQVRDALADPEAVRAWVDSASPNVQRLLRSLAWNGPRSDAFRSAAVDEAFERGLLSRISWDQVELPGEIGLALRGPDYRAPFSAEPPSPVAGPVAEADVIAAGTAAVTQTLADVGRLLDLCDRTPLLTTKTGRIAVRELRRAAKALGLADDGVDRLLALTVGSGLLGTIEGEIMPTETADAWREAGPAARLATLLAGWWSGPRVAESELRRRVLTYLTDVGAGVDDVEALAAVLAWRAPIELAPTPADQETVVARTLAVVGEAERLGVVACGAATPLARALVAGDPDRLAEAAEVLVPPLVTTATFQSDLSAVVAGVPAPALATLLDGAAEREASGAASTWRFSAASVRAALDAGFEPDALLTALGGVATNALPQALEYLVRDVARRHGQLRVAPAGCVISADDPALIAELIATKALAGLRLRAVAPGVLVSAADPDGTLAALRDAGYAPAGLTESGGARIERRARRRATAPAAPPGAPAFAVDAEAVADRLLSEAPVVPVVALPLPLPLPRVAEGAEHVVARQAWALSDLEQAALVEAIETGAPVRIDYVSATGASTTRVIENAELTGDAVTAFCRLRTAERMFILSRIRAVTPA
- a CDS encoding putative bifunctional diguanylate cyclase/phosphodiesterase, translated to MSPTAAWSDPVPASSGWTPRRHPLVATAWCVATALMIVHAAWVWTGNGEHSPARLWSDGAPFAVTLLIACGVIATRAVTNRHQRWAWMFFAVGVGLNGAGYFIYDVVAWSGRVPSASLADVVWFPVIPHFILGIWTLARARVGAMRTEVYVGAGAVALLAASLFAAAVGSGALTWDTDGPLDSLVNLYYPTLDMVMLGSLAAVATLAGGRLGRAWGMIAAAVILTALADAWLARLVADAGTDVEILDPCWSFAGLLIAAAAWQRPHRLNYRPLGLVELATPLVSMVLAAAMVVGAEVANLPLVVIVLAAGAIALSAIRLGLGLHSMLSAAEYHRLALSDDLTGLYNRRGFLQGVEEALGGRPPTAAVRAVLMLDLDHFKDINDGLGHQTGDRVLAAVGTRLADALDPDDLVARLGGDEFAVLTAVPAGQSFADVVERLFRAVRQPLQAGRIALPIDVSIGVTVESDAPEGTPAERALELLRCADMAMYRAKAERKGWTRFDPLGADQQRDALELAGELRTVLTGAPTTPAMAAADRSNADCGWLELHYQPLVAVSGMEGIRAEALIRWVHPRYGMVPPDRFVGLAERTGLVPYLTRHVLQLALDQVAVWRAAGAPVTVSVNLSASDMASPTLMDEVLDGLAARGLPPEALTVEITEQTAIGDLDTGRDNLAVLRRAGIGVAIDDFGTGYSALSYLQRLPATELKLDRSLTTKILEDPAAAAIVQACIDLAHTLGLEVVAEGIETQDLADALVDRGCDWLQGWLFGRPAPAGPVPVHPEYVREAPARVRA